A region of Paenibacillus sp. 37 DNA encodes the following proteins:
- a CDS encoding endonuclease MutS2, whose amino-acid sequence MDTKILHTLEYRKILNTLLSFAQTTMGKKKAEQLEPSSELEEVKRLLQQTDEAFTFDRLKGSPSFGGIVDITASIKRAEIGGTLNPHELLGISNTTYAARRLKRQIGTLHEDEPIESLFYISDQLSEQKTLEDAIKICIDDNAEVADSASVTLAQIRRELRGGETRIREKLDSMIRSSTVSKMLQDQLITIRGDRFVIPVKAEYRSYFGGIVHDQSGSGATLFIEPESIVAMNNKLRETRIREEREIEIILQKLTALVSEQGEWLLYDVDLLGSLDFIFAKARLARELKATLPRMNDRGFLKLKKGRHPLIPIENVVPIDIELGNDYTSIIVTGPNTGGKTVTLKTIGLLSLMAMSGLFVPAEDGSQLCVFDAIYADIGDEQSIEQNLSTFSSHMTNIIRILKNMTPKSLVLLDELGAGTDPAEGSALAISMLEHMHRTGCRMVATTHYSELKAYAYERKGVINASMEFDINTLSPTYRLLVGVPGRSNAFAIAERLGLPGYILDYARGEVKEEDQRIEHMIASLEENRLTAEQEREKAESLRQDMEKLRSRHQTELEKLEQQRDRRIEKAEEDARSIVDKARAEAEKIIADLRLLAMEEGASVKEHKLIAARKQLDEAEPEKRRKTVKKTATAPKTRAIGPGDEVLVYSLNQKGHVVEMAGSKDAMVQLGIMKMKVSLDDLELQQSAPAAKPKQKPVTGMKRTRDDNVKSELDLRGTNLEEALMETDRFIDEAFLANLGQVYIIHGKGTGILRSGIQDYLRKHKHIKSYRLGNYGEGGNGVTVAELE is encoded by the coding sequence TTGGACACGAAAATTTTACACACATTGGAATATCGCAAAATTTTAAATACATTGCTTAGCTTTGCCCAGACAACTATGGGAAAAAAGAAAGCGGAGCAACTTGAACCAAGCAGTGAACTTGAAGAAGTGAAGCGGTTGCTGCAGCAAACCGATGAAGCCTTCACATTTGATCGCCTGAAAGGCTCACCGTCGTTTGGGGGAATTGTAGATATTACGGCTTCCATTAAACGTGCTGAAATTGGAGGCACACTTAACCCTCACGAACTTTTGGGAATATCCAATACAACCTATGCGGCGCGGCGATTGAAACGTCAGATTGGTACTTTGCATGAAGATGAGCCCATCGAATCATTGTTCTATATTAGTGATCAACTGTCAGAGCAAAAAACGCTTGAGGATGCCATCAAAATCTGTATTGACGATAATGCAGAGGTTGCCGACAGTGCAAGCGTAACGTTGGCGCAGATTCGTCGTGAGCTGCGAGGCGGAGAAACTCGTATTCGCGAAAAGCTGGATTCCATGATTCGATCCTCTACCGTATCCAAGATGCTTCAAGATCAGCTCATCACCATCAGAGGAGACCGTTTTGTTATCCCGGTGAAAGCTGAATATCGTTCGTACTTTGGCGGGATTGTGCACGATCAATCTGGTTCGGGTGCGACATTGTTCATTGAGCCGGAATCCATTGTTGCAATGAACAACAAATTACGCGAAACCCGGATTCGGGAAGAACGCGAAATAGAAATTATTTTGCAGAAATTGACGGCACTTGTCAGTGAGCAGGGAGAGTGGCTGTTGTATGATGTCGACTTGCTGGGATCACTTGATTTTATCTTTGCCAAAGCACGTCTCGCTCGTGAACTGAAAGCAACATTGCCTCGCATGAATGACCGCGGGTTCCTGAAGCTCAAGAAAGGCCGTCATCCACTGATTCCGATTGAAAACGTGGTTCCAATTGACATAGAGTTGGGCAATGATTACACATCCATTATCGTGACAGGTCCGAATACGGGTGGTAAAACGGTAACGCTCAAAACAATTGGATTGCTGAGCCTGATGGCCATGTCCGGTTTATTTGTTCCGGCTGAGGATGGCAGTCAGTTATGTGTATTTGATGCGATCTATGCAGACATTGGGGACGAGCAGAGTATCGAGCAGAATCTGAGTACTTTCTCCAGTCATATGACCAACATCATTCGTATTCTGAAAAACATGACACCAAAAAGTTTGGTATTGCTCGATGAACTTGGCGCAGGGACAGATCCGGCTGAAGGTTCCGCACTGGCGATTTCTATGCTGGAGCATATGCACCGGACGGGATGTCGCATGGTTGCAACCACTCACTACAGTGAACTGAAAGCATACGCATATGAGCGTAAAGGTGTCATTAATGCCAGCATGGAATTTGACATCAACACACTGAGTCCAACCTATCGCCTTCTGGTGGGTGTACCTGGACGAAGTAATGCATTTGCCATTGCAGAGCGACTGGGACTGCCGGGTTACATTCTCGACTACGCCCGTGGCGAAGTGAAGGAAGAGGATCAACGAATTGAGCACATGATTGCTTCTCTTGAAGAGAACCGTCTTACGGCTGAACAAGAGCGTGAGAAGGCAGAGAGCTTGCGCCAGGATATGGAGAAATTACGCAGTCGTCATCAGACCGAACTGGAGAAGCTGGAACAGCAGCGTGATCGCCGGATTGAAAAAGCAGAAGAAGATGCACGCAGCATTGTGGACAAGGCTCGCGCGGAAGCGGAGAAGATTATAGCCGATCTTCGCCTGTTGGCTATGGAAGAAGGTGCTTCTGTGAAGGAGCACAAACTCATTGCTGCCCGCAAACAGCTGGACGAGGCTGAACCGGAGAAACGCAGGAAAACGGTCAAAAAGACGGCAACAGCGCCGAAGACTCGTGCCATCGGTCCTGGTGATGAAGTGCTTGTCTACAGTTTGAATCAAAAAGGCCATGTTGTAGAGATGGCGGGCAGCAAAGACGCTATGGTACAACTGGGGATTATGAAAATGAAAGTATCCCTGGATGACTTGGAACTGCAGCAATCTGCTCCCGCAGCCAAACCAAAGCAAAAACCGGTAACGGGTATGAAGCGCACACGTGATGACAATGTGAAAAGTGAATTGGATCTGCGTGGTACCAACCTGGAAGAAGCCCTGATGGAGACAGACCGGTTCATTGATGAAGCTTTCCTTGCCAACCTGGGCCAAGTTTATATTATTCACGGTAAAGGTACAGGAATTTTACGTTCCGGTATTCAGGATTACCTGCGTAAGCATAAACATATTAAAAGCTACCGGCTCGGCAATTACGGAGAAGGCGGGAACGGTGTGACCGTCGCAGAATTGGAATAG
- a CDS encoding DUF350 domain-containing protein — protein MGRGERCVIESIDQLLSHPLGMVLGFFSVAIMELLVFLACFELVTKYKCWTEIKKGNVAVAMATGGKIFGICNVLRFCIQAKSSVYEAMTWSFVGFILLLIAYFLFEFLTPVFSIDKEIESDNRAVGLISMIISVSLSFVIGASII, from the coding sequence ATGGGGAGAGGGGAACGGTGCGTGATAGAAAGCATTGACCAATTGCTGTCTCATCCCTTGGGGATGGTACTCGGTTTTTTCTCGGTAGCGATTATGGAGCTGCTCGTATTTCTGGCTTGCTTCGAACTGGTGACTAAGTATAAATGCTGGACGGAGATCAAGAAGGGTAATGTGGCCGTTGCGATGGCTACAGGAGGCAAGATCTTCGGGATCTGCAACGTATTGCGGTTCTGCATACAAGCGAAATCTTCGGTGTATGAAGCCATGACGTGGTCATTTGTAGGGTTTATCCTTCTGCTCATTGCCTATTTTTTGTTCGAATTCCTGACACCCGTGTTCTCCATTGATAAGGAGATCGAATCGGATAACCGAGCTGTCGGATTGATATCCATGATTATTTCAGTCTCGCTGTCGTTTGTTATTGGCGCGAGCATTATCTAG
- a CDS encoding MFS transporter has product MKITLGRQSILLLGVNGLFALAGALSGTFLNVFLWKSRPDYAMLGWFTLSQQLAIGLTFWLAGKWVKEHNKMSALRLGTALSGIFYMIVLWAGSKAVDWIWPLGMLLGCSLGLFWIAFNVVYFEITDRENRDLFNGWVGLLGSMSGIIGPWFSGLIITRMTDNTGYRLIFTVSLVIYVIAVVFSFFLKKRKVSGTYRWSEPWIQLSKRDSPWRTLGLGLFAQGAREGVFAFLIALLVYLATAQEYKLGQFSLITSAVALVSYWAAGKWFKPQYRSRGMFIGALILLVVLLPLLWKVTYGTLLIMGIGSAVAMPLYVLPMISAGFDMMGTSGENVEKRVELVVLRELCLMLGRLCGLAIFIVTVLNAPSLRMLTWLIFVLGASPLIGWIFMRKLLNRTEGQEPSA; this is encoded by the coding sequence ATGAAGATTACTTTAGGCCGACAATCCATTCTGCTTTTGGGCGTGAATGGATTGTTTGCGTTAGCCGGAGCGCTGTCGGGAACCTTTTTGAATGTGTTTCTGTGGAAAAGCCGTCCGGATTATGCCATGTTGGGGTGGTTCACTCTCAGCCAGCAACTGGCCATTGGACTGACATTCTGGCTTGCTGGCAAATGGGTCAAGGAACACAATAAAATGAGTGCACTACGACTAGGTACTGCGCTGTCCGGCATATTTTATATGATAGTCCTCTGGGCTGGTTCCAAAGCTGTAGACTGGATATGGCCTCTGGGTATGCTACTAGGTTGTTCCTTGGGGCTATTCTGGATTGCATTTAATGTTGTGTATTTTGAAATAACGGATCGGGAAAACAGGGATCTATTCAACGGCTGGGTGGGGTTACTTGGTTCGATGTCAGGAATTATAGGTCCATGGTTCTCCGGTCTGATTATTACTCGCATGACAGACAACACAGGATATCGGCTCATCTTCACGGTATCACTCGTTATTTATGTCATAGCGGTAGTTTTTAGTTTTTTTCTGAAAAAAAGAAAGGTGAGCGGTACATACCGCTGGTCGGAACCTTGGATACAGCTATCCAAGCGGGATAGCCCCTGGAGGACCTTAGGCTTGGGTTTATTCGCTCAGGGTGCACGTGAAGGTGTCTTTGCCTTCCTGATTGCACTGCTTGTATATTTGGCTACCGCACAGGAGTACAAATTGGGGCAGTTCTCACTCATCACTTCAGCTGTGGCACTAGTAAGTTATTGGGCAGCCGGGAAATGGTTCAAACCACAGTATAGATCAAGAGGCATGTTCATCGGAGCCCTCATTCTGCTCGTTGTGCTTCTTCCTCTTCTCTGGAAAGTGACCTATGGAACGCTGTTAATCATGGGGATTGGGAGTGCTGTTGCGATGCCGTTATATGTACTGCCGATGATATCAGCGGGATTCGACATGATGGGTACAAGTGGCGAAAATGTGGAGAAAAGGGTTGAACTTGTCGTTTTGAGAGAGTTATGCCTGATGCTTGGCAGACTATGTGGGTTGGCCATATTTATTGTGACGGTCTTAAATGCTCCGTCTCTACGCATGTTAACCTGGCTTATTTTTGTCCTCGGTGCTTCTCCGCTAATTGGATGGATCTTTATGCGCAAGTTATTGAACCGAACGGAAGGGCAAGAGCCTTCGGCTTAG
- a CDS encoding NAD(P)/FAD-dependent oxidoreductase has product MDLVYGTPFWPSTFNSTFNYSALQEDISCDCLIIGGGMGGALTSKLLTEQGVNTVVIDKRDIANGSSSANTGLLQYTNDKTLTSCIHTFGEATGVRFYELCREAMKQLAQIAESLDTDPWFIPRTSLCFASSEDDVTLLEEEYQTLKRYGFEAELWDADKISQHFPFSKPAALYTMGDAEVNPYRFVHALFESANKRGARIYGQTEMIHCEYNEDGVVCHTSNGKIRAKKVIFAAGYETQDIKKDRGAYLKTTYAIATKPLSDLSEWFEHSMIWETARPYLYMRTTPDGRIIAGGLDEETPREDQREIRAYHRGDTLLEEVLSYFPLDDLEVDYAWGAVFGNTNDGLPLIGTHPDYPHSYFVEGYGGNGTVYSMIAASLIVDAITGKRTPDMDLFSLTRTSKPSPV; this is encoded by the coding sequence ATGGATCTGGTCTATGGCACACCTTTCTGGCCCTCCACTTTCAATTCAACATTTAATTATTCTGCTCTGCAAGAAGACATCTCTTGTGACTGCCTCATCATTGGTGGGGGCATGGGGGGCGCATTAACATCTAAACTACTTACGGAACAGGGTGTTAACACTGTTGTGATTGATAAGCGAGACATTGCCAACGGCAGCAGTTCTGCCAATACAGGTCTTTTACAATATACCAATGACAAAACATTAACCTCATGTATCCATACTTTTGGTGAAGCAACAGGCGTACGTTTTTATGAGCTTTGTCGTGAAGCCATGAAACAACTTGCTCAAATTGCAGAGAGCCTGGATACAGACCCTTGGTTTATCCCACGTACAAGTCTTTGTTTTGCGAGCAGTGAAGACGATGTGACCCTATTGGAGGAAGAATATCAGACCTTGAAGCGTTATGGTTTTGAAGCGGAACTGTGGGATGCCGACAAAATAAGCCAGCATTTCCCTTTCAGCAAACCCGCTGCACTGTACACAATGGGAGATGCAGAAGTGAACCCCTATCGTTTTGTTCATGCCTTGTTTGAATCCGCCAATAAGCGTGGCGCTCGAATCTATGGTCAGACAGAGATGATACACTGTGAATACAATGAAGATGGTGTAGTATGCCACACTTCCAATGGTAAAATCCGTGCGAAGAAGGTCATATTTGCTGCCGGTTACGAAACTCAGGATATCAAAAAGGATCGTGGAGCCTATTTGAAAACGACCTACGCGATTGCTACCAAACCGTTGTCTGATCTTAGTGAATGGTTTGAACACAGCATGATTTGGGAGACAGCACGTCCTTATTTATATATGCGAACAACACCCGACGGCCGAATCATCGCAGGCGGTTTGGATGAAGAAACACCTCGGGAGGATCAACGTGAAATACGGGCATATCATCGGGGAGATACACTCTTGGAAGAAGTTCTTTCCTATTTCCCTTTAGATGATCTTGAAGTCGATTATGCTTGGGGTGCTGTGTTTGGTAATACGAATGATGGCCTCCCCCTGATTGGCACACATCCGGATTATCCGCATTCATACTTTGTAGAAGGGTATGGAGGTAACGGAACCGTATACAGCATGATTGCTGCTTCCTTAATTGTGGATGCTATTACTGGCAAACGAACCCCTGATATGGACCTGTTCTCTCTCACACGTACAAGTAAACCATCTCCTGTATAA
- a CDS encoding spore coat protein encodes MYSQSPSSNGAFMQEQDLLKSILADLRRTSREYTTATTEASCPMTRRMFTDLTNDTLRLQGELFNLMQQNNMYSVSSKALRQDVDKQIQSAHQTQQKCQQFIQEKNTQNSSYSQAPNVPQHQPNYGNPYYM; translated from the coding sequence ATGTATTCTCAATCTCCATCATCTAATGGCGCTTTTATGCAGGAGCAGGATCTGCTGAAGTCGATTCTTGCAGATTTAAGACGAACCTCGCGCGAATATACGACTGCGACAACGGAAGCTTCCTGCCCCATGACACGTCGAATGTTCACAGACCTGACAAACGATACCCTAAGATTACAAGGGGAACTGTTCAATCTGATGCAGCAAAACAACATGTATTCTGTTTCGTCCAAAGCACTTCGTCAGGATGTGGACAAGCAAATTCAGTCCGCCCACCAGACCCAACAAAAGTGTCAGCAATTCATTCAGGAAAAGAATACGCAGAACAGTTCATATAGCCAAGCTCCTAATGTGCCGCAGCATCAACCGAATTACGGTAACCCTTATTACATGTAA